The genomic region gtaaaggtgcatgtttagaaatgcgagggtagtgtagggggatcttactaaacttcttacgctcttggcgtttagaagttacagagggcgcatcggagccggaggtcgatgttgatgaagtgtcggtctcgtagtagaccactttcctcatcctcttttgcttgtccccactccgatgcggcttgtgggaagaagatttttccttcttctctttgtggtgagaagaagatttcctctccttccctttgttggaggagctcttcttcttctccctcctcttggtgcgggactcttccgatgaagtgctcccgtggcttgtagtgggcttttcgccggtctccatctccttcttggcgtgatctcccgacatcacttcgagcggttaggctctaatgaagcacctgcctctgataccaattgatagtcgcctagaggggggtgaatagggtgaaactgaaatttacaaatataaacacaactacaagccgggttagcgttagtagtaaagaaacgagtccgcgagagagggtggaaaacaaatcgcaagcaaatgaagaatgtgacacgcagatttgttttaccgaggttcggttcttgcaaacctactccccgttgaggaagccacaaaggccgggtctctttcaacccttccctctctcaaacgatcccacggatcgagtgagctttctcttctcaatcacttggaacacaaagttcccacaaggaccaccacaagtttggtgtctcttgcctcaattacaagtgagtttgatcgcaatgaaagaatcaagaaagaagaaagcaatccaagcgcaagagctcgaaagaacacaagcaaatcactctctctagtcactatggcgttgtgtggaatttggagaggatttgatctctttggtgtgtctagaattgaatgctagagctcttgtagtagttgggaagtggaaaaaacttggatgcaatgaatggtggggtggttggggtatttatagccccaaccaccaaaagtggccgttgggaggctgtctgttcgatggcgcaccggacagtccggtgcacaccggacatgtccggtgcccccgccacgtcatcactgccgttggattctgaccgttggagcttctgacttgtgggcccgcctggatgtccggtggcgcaccggacagctcctgttcattgtccggtgcgccagtatgggcgcgcctgccttctgtgcgcgtagagcgcgcattaaatgcgtcgcaggtagccgttggcgccgaatagccgttgctccggagttgcaccggacagtccggtgcacaccggacatgtccggtgaattatagcggacgagccgttggagattcccgaagccggtgagttcctgaggccgctcctccttggcgcaccggacactgtccggtgtacaccggacagtccggtgaattatagcgcgagtgcctctgaatttcccgaaggtggcgagtttaagttggagtcccctggtgcaccggacatgtccggtggtgcaccggacagtccggtgtgccagaccagaggtgccttcggttggcccttcgctcttttgttgaacccaacacttggtcattttattggctgagtgtgaaccttttacacctgtataatctatacacttgggcaaactagttagtccaattatttgtgttgggcaattcaaccaccaaaattatataggaactaggtgtaagcctaattccctttcaggtgtcAACCCTCCTTGCAAGGCCCGAAGCAGACCCCTGCCTGACTGGACCCGCCCCTCCACCCATCCCTTCTTCGTCGCCGCCACAGGTCTTTCTATCGCTGCTGCAGCTTTCCCGGTCGGATCCACCGCTGTCGTGACCTTCTCGGCTAGATTCGTCGTCCCTTTAGCTTCGACGTCTTCATGGCTTGATCCGTCACTGTTGTGGCTTTCCTAACCAGATCTATCGATACTCCTATTATATCGCGAGCACGACCATCATGACTAGCACAGACGCGTGCGCTGCTGCCGGCCTCCCTGGTGAGGCTCCTCGACGACCAGACACAGAAAGAAGCCAAAAGGCCCTCGAGGCTGCTGCTGTCTCTTTTGTGTCACCCTGTCGACCGTTGACACTCGAACGTTGACCCTCCTGAAGAACAAGCTATTGTTGTGTGTCTTCCGACCACGACCACCTCGGCTTGGGCTACCTTGGCATCCAGGAGCtatcttcttcttgtagtacacaCCAGTCTCTACTCCAGCTGAACATTCGACCCTCGCGACGTTGCGACTGCGGGAGGATTTCAACCCATCGGCTCCTACCTTCTCGCCTTCTACTCCAGTCTCATAGTGTGCGATGCCCCTACTGCGACTGCGGAGGGATATTAGATAGTGTGTGTTCTCTGTGTGTGGACCGACACAACTGTTGGGATATcgacccattagggttagggtcttGTGTCTCTATATATTGTAACCCTCCCTTATGCAATACAAGCCCTTCACATTCTTACACTTTCGAGTTGTGTCTAGGGATATCAATGGTATCCAATAACCGATGGGTAAAAACTCTATTAGGACATAGGTATGACGAATTTTGAGACCTATGTGTATTTTATTTTGTTATATGTTATACCCATCGGGGATGGTAGGCGTGGATATGTTCTCCCTTACTCTATACCCGCTTACTGATGGGAAACTCGCTAACATATAATATGTGGGTCCAGATTAAAGAGCTTGTTCTATCTCATACATGGCCACGTGTGATGTTGCTATTTAATGTTGAATGTTGTCGACCTTATATTAAAAGACCTTATATTAAAATTATGCTAGATTAGATGAATTTGTCATATTAGCACAAAGATAATATATTTTAGCATCTTTCAATATCTTGATGATGTATGAGATTTCAACATTTTGTATTTAGTACTTACTTTTGTGATTAAAATGATTATATATATTGTAATGTTAGTGGCTATGAGTACCCCATGGATATTCGCTACCCATGGTGGATACGACTATACGAGTATAGTGTATTTTTGTTAGGTAGTGGGTATGGGTATAAGATATTTTTTCTTTAGTGGATATGGATATGACTTTCTGTACCATTATGTATCTTATCCACCGACATCCCTCGTTATGCCCTGTTCATGTAGTGCGCTCTATAAATGCAATAAAGGGCAACCATTACTGAAGCCTGGTAGGCTACGAATCCTGATAGAAGGCAGATAAAATAACGCTAATGATGGTCTTCTCTGACTCGGTGCCTTTTTTTTGAAATACCTGTTCTATCCTTAAGAATAATAACATTATTAGAACGGTCTATTCTAGCATTCATAAAAAAAGTTGTACATAGGAACGAACGAAATACGTTATCATATTCAATAAAAAAAAGTAATACATAGGAACGAGATCTATTCTCACATTCATAAAAAAAGTTGTTCATAGGACTGAGCTCAACTGAAGATTTAATTGCGATGCTTATGCTCTAATAATTGGCCCTTGTGCATTAAAGAGTGTTGTCCTCATCGAACAATGATTCAGGTATTCCATGGACGTCCATGGAGGTGTACCGCTAACTTAAGCATAGCGTGTAGAACTTCCACCTTCACGCCTTGTTTGGTTAGAGAAGGGGATTGGAGAAGCATTGAGGCTCAATTCCTTTCAAACCAAACAAGCCCTCTGAAGTTTGGACAGTAGTTGTCAGCATCCAATGGCGTGCAATAATTGAAGCATTATTACCCACGTGGTATCTTGAGGGCTAAATATGAACGTCCATGGTGTACAGTCAATTTAGGGCCTGTTTATTCTTCCAAACATACCGATTTATATCTCAGTTTATATTAATTGTATTTACAGTTTCTTAAAAATCAAAAAGCTGGTCTTTCTTAACTAAAAAATAAAAACTGGTTTCTTAAAAACTAGGTTGTTTCCAAACAGGTAGAACTTCCACCGTGGAGTGTTGGATACTCCTGTGATTGTTGTCAGCATCCAATGCCATCATCTTATTCTCAGCCACGTTTGCAAGATACACCAATTCATTGGAATCCTTGTATCGAGACCACAGACAACCTCTCTTGAAGCCTCAAGCTCAACCCGTGCTTGTTTCTAATACACTCTTAGAAACCTCAAGTCCAATCCATTCTTCTTAAATCCAATATACTTGGGCTGCCTCAAGCCAACCCATTTTTGTATCTAATGCACCAGACCTTATCACTTATCAGTGGACGTCTAGTGGGGTGGGCATGGATCTTCTCTTTATTTTTTAGATTGCTATTATCAAAAGCAAAGTGGTTATGTAGATATTGTACAAGGTTGGTACTAGTGACTTCTGAATATAATACACACATCCGTACAAGAGCACACAAGCCATTGGTTGGCTAATGTAATGTAGGCATGTAGCGCAGGCCCTAGAAGTACATGTGATTATTCAGAACCAAATTTCACAGAAAAGTGACCTTACCCAAGAAACACAACCCTCATAAATATTTGGAAGGTGGTCTGGTAAATATTAATTTCTGGAAGGTTAAAAGAAACTAAGTAAGCATAGAAGCGCATCAGTGTTGTACAAAAAGCCTATCAACAGTTGGCCAAAAACGAAACAAGCTCACCCACAAAAAATCTTTAAACATCGTCCGTGCTCAACATTGAACCTGATATCTGCACATATGCCATCTGAGTGTAACCATTGAACACCGAGGCATCCAACCTCGCTAGACCGGTCTTTCGGAACAAGCCGTAGCGACCATCTTCGATGATTGGGTCAACTGTACGTGCTGGGTCATACCTTGTTTGGTGTGTTAAGGATGGGCCGGCAACAGGAGGAAGCTCCCAATACATATCCAACACAGATTCCACGAGCCTGCTGTTCTGAAAATGCTCTTTGTACGAGATGGCCATATTGCTATGGTTGAAATTGTCCCTCATGTAACCTTTAACACCCCACCATGCATCATCCTTTCCGCATAGATCAGCTATCCCCACAGCCTTCTCCCAGAACTTCTTCCGTTCGAATCTTAGTCTTGCCTCATCACTCTCCCAAAAGCAGCTATGTCCACCACCTGGATGCAATAGAATATGGTGATTACATTTTTTGCAATTATGGTGCACCGTCACTATGTTCTTTTAGTATAATACTATACTTTTATCACAAGGAATCTTCAGGCAAACAAATATTACAGATCAATAAAAACCCTTTGCTCCATAACAGGTAATCTGTGAATCTTAGATAAGGTGAGCAAAGGGGAAACAAGTATGTTACTCTATGTACAATGTTGACAAATACATTCCTTGTCATcaattgaaagaagatgaagatctGATGTATGGCTGATCACAGATCTGTTGCACAGGGGATCAGTTGTACCATGGACATTTAGAGTCTAAGGTGACAAGCCACAAACCTCTGATGTATGATTGATCACAGATCTGCCTCAAGGAATAATGGTCACCTGTACCAGTATCATAGTTGTCCTCAAATATGAGATGCCTGAATCCAGCCTTTAGTGCTTGCTTTAACCTATTCATAGTATGTTTAAAATAAAAAGTATTAAGACAAAAAAATTGCTTGATTTCTCGTCACTTTCATCTTAGGATTGATGACAAAAAGAGTGATAAGCAAACAATAGAAAACATCGTACATGGAATCAAAATTACAGTTTAGCACGATCAAGATAAAATCAAGCACAAAAGGTCTGTAAATAGATTTTACCTTTTCAACTCGCTTTGGTGGTcatcaaagaaaacaagcaccttatcaggatcagaAATGCCATGATTTCTCAATAGCTTTCCCCAATCAATGCTTCCAAAATCAACAAAATCCTTCCCAGCGAGGTAAGTGCAGTTTCCATCAACATATGCAGGTCCTTTCTTAAGATATTTCTCAGGGTGCCTAGGAGAGAGTGATATAATCCTAGTATTTGGCATGGCCTTCCGCAAAACCCAAGTAGAGTGCCCCTTGAAAGCACCACTCTCAATCATCAAATCCGGTTTAATCCAGCGAGCCATAAACCAAAGCCCAAAACTGTGGTCAAAGCCCATTCCATATACGTTATTCTTAATGGGGCGCGTCTCATATATTGGTACAAATTCTTCCAATCCATTAAGTAGGTCTTTAGACGTCCATTCCACAGTCTTCCCTGTTTTTGATCTGCCTTTTGTGACAGAGAAAAAAGATAAGATACTGCATCCCATATAATGTAAGTCTAATGCATCGAATAAACTGACACCAATGAAATTATGGGTGGCATCATTGGGAAAAAACTCACTTCAGAATTCACAGCACCTACAATTTACTAACATAAATAACTGTTCATTACAGCCAACAAACTGACGTTAGGGAGAAAATTTTGAACAACTTATGCCATGTACTGGGTAGTAGAAATCAGTGGTTATATGTAGCCAGTCCGCCCTTGCAGATTATATATAAAACTAACAAATCAACCATTGTGAAGAGTGAGGTTTAAAACGATAGTACCAGACAGCATTTCAGATGAATATATGAAGTGGCTAAGCAAATTTACCTATGCAGATTGCAGAGCACTAAGAAACAGAATAATCAAACACTCAGACTGGAGAACGCTGATTGGCTTGGCACGTGAGGATTATTCTTTCCTCAATCCCCAAAACGGATCGATTAGGTTGGCATAGCACGGAGAAAAAAACAGAGTTCTCGAAACGAAGCAACCCTCCCTCCCGAAAGGAATGAAGGAAGCAACAGCGGCGCGAGTGCTTACACCAGGGGACGCCGAGGGAGCCAAagtcggaggcggcggcggcgtcgggGAGGGCGAGGAAGCGCGCATCGAGGCGCGGCGGCGCGCAGTCGACGCTAGGGCGGGCGCGGCCCGCAAGGAAGgcagcgacggcgacggtgagAAAGAGCAGCAGGGAGGCGACGGTGCGGTGGGAGGAGTGCAGGCGGGTGTAGGCGGAGACGACGAAGCTAGGGTGCGCCTTCCGGGTCTTggactcgtcgccgccgtccccggcggcggcggcggcggaggagcaAGACGTCGCGCCGGCCGCGCGGGCGGAGAGGCCAATGTCGTGCATGCCGACGGAACGGCGAGAAGACAGATCGGGGGAAAGTTTCCCGGTGGTGGACTAGTGGTGGGGGAGGCCGGGCTTTGAGTGCGTAATTGTGCGCGAGTGGGAGTGGGATTCTAGAGGAGAAAATCGGTTATCACTATCTAGTATCTACTACTAGAAAACCCGTGAGGGTCTTGTGCCTCCTCCACTGGTTCGcactcgccgccgccgccaccaccacccgcCGAATCCCTTCCCTATATCTACCAAGCGAGGACGCGATGCGGCGTAGTGCGGCGCGAGGAGCCGAGGAAGAAGAACCCCTACGCGGCGTGCCTTGCACGTGGCTGTAGCTTTGCCCACCGCCCGAGAACAGGAGGGGATGTTGGCCAGGTGTCTGTCGAGGTGGACAGATTAAGGGAAAGGCTTGGTTGATTGCGTCTTGATCGAAGGGCCTCGTCAATCCTTCGATTCATActaggggtgtttggttgctcctgctaaagtttagcccgggtcacatcaagcgtttgacttttaaataggagtatgaaatatagacccaaccaactggactagattcgtctcgtcttttaatcttcggctgagaaattagttttataatccgactatatttaataccccgaacggaggttcaaacattcgatgtgataggggctaaattttagcaggggcaaaccaaacaccccctagatcagtgcccgtgcgttgcaacgggaacatataatatctcgataacttatatatacacATATGTGTTATATAGTTATGAGATAGAGGATGACATATATGCGAGCTGTCTGGGATGACATCGAAGAGAAACTTGGACCTATGACGCACGGACACTCACCTAGTGTATTATATAAGATAGGTCAGTACCCGTGCATTGCATCTGAaacatataatatctcgataacttatatatacatatgtgttaTACGATTATGAGATGGATGACAACATTCGCGAGGCGTTCGTAATGATATCAAAGAGAAACACAGGCCTGCAACGCACAGGCACTCACCTAATAGTGtattatataaaatataaaagCCTAAATGTCAAACAATATTATTTGCTAATCCATCTTACCTATATAGTGCTTTGCATCTTTCATTGATGAGCGATGTAGCTCATATGTTCATATCCAGCTATTATACCAATGCACCATAGTTGTCAGCTAAAGGGTGGTCCTTAGAGCCACTATCATATGTTGACCTAGCATTTCTACCATACACTGGTGGTGGGGGTGGTCTGGTGGATTGGAGGATTTATTTGGTTCTGCTTTCTTGATCTCCACCGACAAGCAAAGCAAATGACCTAAGCCTGGTCAAAGTCCCTTCCATTAATTACTATTAATTTAATCAGTCATGGACCAATAGAAAATTGGTTTGGATTTGTGAGTGCGGTGAGAGGAAAATAACTTATGCATAAATTAAGAACATAACATGATGTTAAAAAGGTAAAATGGTATTTTGTTCAAGTTGGCCAGGCATGGGCAGAGGAAACCAGGTCTGTGCAAAAACCGGGCCAGCCCGAAAcaatttctataattatataCGTAGAATTAAATAAAATATTGGAAAGACATTCTCTCATTAATCTTAGGACAGATTCGAAATACATAGTTCCAAGAAAACTACAAAACAAGTTAAGTTTCATGCTCTGATGAAACAACTATTAGAGCAAAGATTTCATCGCATCATTCACTCCACCGATGACCACAATCAGGGCTACAGCACACAAAGACACAGGGTCATCCCCTCCTCCCCTCTTGCTGCGGCCTGCAAATGATAAAAAGAAGCGCTGGGCTTAAGTTTGTCTCAAAACATTTAAGCAGGTTCAGTACCATCAATTGCAACTACTGAAATACAAATATCACTTTGATGTAGAAACGGTAAACACGGTAATTTTGAACAATACAGAAAGAGACATGAGCGATACGCTCTGCATCTCCAAATGGCATTTGGTAGTAGTATTTACTGCACAAAAGAGAACCCATATTCTGGCACCAAACAATAATACAAAGCCACGTTTTCTTGGGATCTGACTCCTGACTTGTGAATGAGGACATGCCCATGTCAGTGATATACATGACGGCCTCAACATTTAGGATAGACAACGCCAAAAATAAAAAGGGAAGCAAGATCCAACGTTAACATTAACAAGGTGCAGAATTTTGGCATATTTATTTTTAACAAGTTATTTAGATTGCATAACAATATCACATGAAAATGCGATAAGGCAAAACAAGAAAAATACCTGGAAGAAAACAGCCTCTCCATGCCCACAGAGATTGCAGCGGACAGTCTTGGTTCTGGGAAGAGTTGGATCAGAAGCTACATCCTGCAAGACCTGGGTTCGCTCCCCAGCAGTGTGGTGCACCTCGTTCCGATAGACACAATTATTGTCAGAGACCTCCTGAACTAGACCAGGAATAGTACTGTTAACTTGTAAGCAGAATAAATGGTGTTTGAGGGATGGCAAATTATTGTCAAAGACATAACCAACACTGTAGGACAAGTGTAGTATATTTCAGTGTGTGCAGAACATagttattaaggcggtaaggcgGCGGACCCCCTGTTTATATTTTAGGGGATAAAACATAAGGCGAGGTGACGCTTCAAAGTTAATAAACAAGCTAGCACTTTTATATGGCAGTCGGGCCATCCAGACCTAGCACAAAAACACCACGCTAACTCTGCCCAGAGACATTAATGGACAGTTGGGCACGAATTTTAGGGTCACAAACTATCAGGCTTTTTTCGGCCTGGCCTGGCCTGACCTGCAAAATGTCTGTATCATGAAGAATTTCCATATGTAGTTGGTTGGAACAGTGGTCTAATTTAGCAAATTACTTCATGCATGATATTGAACAACATTCAGAACAGATTTATGTCCCAGATTGTGTTAGTAAAGAGTACCAAAATGGTTCAGGTGCAAACAGGTTTCAATTGAAATGATGATTTCCACAGTTTGCATTTTGCAAACCACATTTCTTAGATAAATCTTGTCTCCAACAATTACATTCATTGAAATAGTGTAGTAAAAATAAGATTAACTACTGAAAATATGAAACAACCACATATAACTACATCTATATGACATCCAGTTTCAGTCTGCAAACTTGGAGAGGCAAGTTAATATGACTATCAGGATTCATGATTCATGAAGTTTTTTCCGTCACTAAACAATGTGTTTGTTATATTTATGTTTTTATTATAGTAAAGCATCAAATGCAGTTGTGTGTTTGTAATTCCATGTGTATCGCCAAGTGACAATTCCTGACCAATGGAAATGGTCCATTTACAACaaaaaaaaatgaaaaaatgGAATCAA from Zea mays cultivar B73 chromosome 6, Zm-B73-REFERENCE-NAM-5.0, whole genome shotgun sequence harbors:
- the LOC100216797 gene encoding uncharacterized protein LOC100216797 — translated: MHDIGLSARAAGATSCSSAAAAAGDGGDESKTRKAHPSFVVSAYTRLHSSHRTVASLLLFLTVAVAAFLAGRARPSVDCAPPRLDARFLALPDAAAASDFGSLGVPWCRSKTGKTVEWTSKDLLNGLEEFVPIYETRPIKNNVYGMGFDHSFGLWFMARWIKPDLMIESGAFKGHSTWVLRKAMPNTRIISLSPRHPEKYLKKGPAYVDGNCTYLAGKDFVDFGSIDWGKLLRNHGISDPDKVLVFFDDHQSELKRLKQALKAGFRHLIFEDNYDTGTGDHYSLRQICDQSYIRGGGHSCFWESDEARLRFERKKFWEKAVGIADLCGKDDAWWGVKGYMRDNFNHSNMAISYKEHFQNSRLVESVLDMYWELPPVAGPSLTHQTRYDPARTVDPIIEDGRYGLFRKTGLARLDASVFNGYTQMAYVQISGSMLSTDDV